The Dunckerocampus dactyliophorus isolate RoL2022-P2 chromosome 1, RoL_Ddac_1.1, whole genome shotgun sequence genome has a segment encoding these proteins:
- the enpp4 gene encoding bis(5'-adenosyl)-triphosphatase enpp4 isoform X2, which translates to MFLRIQLGFLYGACALLTLSAASQQRPPPLLLVSFDGFRADYLQRFPMPNLTLFYNHGVLVEHLTNVFTTKTFPNHYSLVTGLHAESHGIVASSMYDPISHKHFSNSKDPMWWNEATPFWISVQKAGYKTAAAMWPGSDVSIHNQTPTHFFPYNSHVTFQERLSNVTNWILGSEKEGVIFGALYWEEPDHSGHLFGPENTEDMSQALKEVDDNVGLMISELKRTGLWGHINVLVTSDHGMAQCSTERLIRLDDCLHADNYTLVDLTPVAALIPNNKTEAVFALLDKCHPNMTAYLKEGIPDRLHYRHNERIQPIILIADEGWTIVQQGNALPRLGDHGYDNSLPSMHPFLAAAGPSFQSGFRVTSLQSVDVYPLMCHLLGVPPQPNNGTLGNILVMLVAEANWNVAVIVGLVIGGLIVLTTISVLFKRMCRWRQPSVLRSSCRLQVEHGNDEDEALLT; encoded by the exons ATGTTCCTCAGAATACAGCTGGGCTTCCTGTACGGCGCCTGTGCGCTTCTGACGCTAAGTGCCGCGTCCCAGCAGCGTCCTCCTCCGCTGCTGCTGGTATCGTTCGATGGCTTCCGAGCAGACTACCTGCAGAGGTTCCCGATGCCCAACCTGACGCTCTTCTATAACCACGGGGTCCTGGTGGAGCACCTCACCAACGTCTTCACCACAAAGACGTTTCCCAATCACTATAGCCTG GTGACGGGACTGCATGCAGAGTCTCACGGCATCGTGGCCAGTTCAATGTACGACCCCATCAGCCACAAGCACTTCAGTAACAGCAAGGACCCGATGTGGTGGAATGAGGCCACACCTTTCTGGATCTCCGTGCAGAAAGCTGGCTACAAGACAGCGGCGGCCATGTGGCCCGGCTCTGATGTGTCCATCCACAACCAAACACCCACGCACTTCTTTCCCTACAACTCTCATGTGACCTTCCAGGAGCGTCTGAGCAACGTGACAAACTGGATCCTGGGAAGTGAGAAG GAAGGGGTGATATTTGGAGCGCTCTACTGGGAGGAGCCAGACCACTCGGGACACTTGTTTGGACCTGAAAATACTGAGGACATGAGCCAAGCACTGAAGGAA GTAGATGACAACGTCGGCTTGATGATATCTGAGCTGAAGAGAACCGGCCTGTGGGGTCACATCAACGTCCTGGTGACCAGCGACCACGGCATGGCTCAGTGCTCAACCGAACGCCTCATACGCCTGGATGACTGCTTACATGCTGACAACTACACACTGGTGGACCTCACCCCCGTCGCAGCCCTCATCCCAAACAACA AGACTGAGGCTGTCTTTGCCCTGCTGGATAAGTGCCACCCAAACATGACCGCCTACTTAAAGGAGGGCATCCCTGACAGGCTGCACTACCGCCACAACGAGCGCATCCAGCCCATCATACTGATCGCTGATGAGGGATGGACGATCGTACAGCAAGGGAACGCGCTTCCCAGAC TGGGGGATCACGGCTATGACAACTCGCTGCCCAGCATGCATCCCTTCCTGGCAGCAGCGGGGCCCAGCTTTCAAAGCGGCTTTCGAGTGACAAGTTTGCAGAGCGTGGACGTTTACCCGCTCATGTGCCACCTGCTAGGTGTGCCCCCGCAGCCCAACAACGGCACCCTGGGTAACATCCTGGTCATGCTGGTAGCTGAGGCCAACTGGAACGTGGCCGTAATTGTGGGCTTGGTGATTGGTGGCCTTATCGTGCTCACTACCATATCTG TACTCTTCAAGCGGATGTGCCGCTGGCGACAGCCTTCGGTCCTCCGGTCGTCCTGCAGACTACAAGTTGAACACGGCAACGATGAAGACGAAGCCTTGCTGACGTAA
- the enpp4 gene encoding bis(5'-adenosyl)-triphosphatase enpp4 isoform X1, which yields MFLRIQLGFLYGACALLTLSAASQQRPPPLLLVSFDGFRADYLQRFPMPNLTLFYNHGVLVEHLTNVFTTKTFPNHYSLVTGLHAESHGIVASSMYDPISHKHFSNSKDPMWWNEATPFWISVQKAGYKTAAAMWPGSDVSIHNQTPTHFFPYNSHVTFQERLSNVTNWILGSEKQEGVIFGALYWEEPDHSGHLFGPENTEDMSQALKEVDDNVGLMISELKRTGLWGHINVLVTSDHGMAQCSTERLIRLDDCLHADNYTLVDLTPVAALIPNNKTEAVFALLDKCHPNMTAYLKEGIPDRLHYRHNERIQPIILIADEGWTIVQQGNALPRLGDHGYDNSLPSMHPFLAAAGPSFQSGFRVTSLQSVDVYPLMCHLLGVPPQPNNGTLGNILVMLVAEANWNVAVIVGLVIGGLIVLTTISVLFKRMCRWRQPSVLRSSCRLQVEHGNDEDEALLT from the exons ATGTTCCTCAGAATACAGCTGGGCTTCCTGTACGGCGCCTGTGCGCTTCTGACGCTAAGTGCCGCGTCCCAGCAGCGTCCTCCTCCGCTGCTGCTGGTATCGTTCGATGGCTTCCGAGCAGACTACCTGCAGAGGTTCCCGATGCCCAACCTGACGCTCTTCTATAACCACGGGGTCCTGGTGGAGCACCTCACCAACGTCTTCACCACAAAGACGTTTCCCAATCACTATAGCCTG GTGACGGGACTGCATGCAGAGTCTCACGGCATCGTGGCCAGTTCAATGTACGACCCCATCAGCCACAAGCACTTCAGTAACAGCAAGGACCCGATGTGGTGGAATGAGGCCACACCTTTCTGGATCTCCGTGCAGAAAGCTGGCTACAAGACAGCGGCGGCCATGTGGCCCGGCTCTGATGTGTCCATCCACAACCAAACACCCACGCACTTCTTTCCCTACAACTCTCATGTGACCTTCCAGGAGCGTCTGAGCAACGTGACAAACTGGATCCTGGGAAGTGAGAAG CAGGAAGGGGTGATATTTGGAGCGCTCTACTGGGAGGAGCCAGACCACTCGGGACACTTGTTTGGACCTGAAAATACTGAGGACATGAGCCAAGCACTGAAGGAA GTAGATGACAACGTCGGCTTGATGATATCTGAGCTGAAGAGAACCGGCCTGTGGGGTCACATCAACGTCCTGGTGACCAGCGACCACGGCATGGCTCAGTGCTCAACCGAACGCCTCATACGCCTGGATGACTGCTTACATGCTGACAACTACACACTGGTGGACCTCACCCCCGTCGCAGCCCTCATCCCAAACAACA AGACTGAGGCTGTCTTTGCCCTGCTGGATAAGTGCCACCCAAACATGACCGCCTACTTAAAGGAGGGCATCCCTGACAGGCTGCACTACCGCCACAACGAGCGCATCCAGCCCATCATACTGATCGCTGATGAGGGATGGACGATCGTACAGCAAGGGAACGCGCTTCCCAGAC TGGGGGATCACGGCTATGACAACTCGCTGCCCAGCATGCATCCCTTCCTGGCAGCAGCGGGGCCCAGCTTTCAAAGCGGCTTTCGAGTGACAAGTTTGCAGAGCGTGGACGTTTACCCGCTCATGTGCCACCTGCTAGGTGTGCCCCCGCAGCCCAACAACGGCACCCTGGGTAACATCCTGGTCATGCTGGTAGCTGAGGCCAACTGGAACGTGGCCGTAATTGTGGGCTTGGTGATTGGTGGCCTTATCGTGCTCACTACCATATCTG TACTCTTCAAGCGGATGTGCCGCTGGCGACAGCCTTCGGTCCTCCGGTCGTCCTGCAGACTACAAGTTGAACACGGCAACGATGAAGACGAAGCCTTGCTGACGTAA
- the LOC129184635 gene encoding XK-related protein 6-like produces MAAQSDGKAGVGFAQLYDVDADEPLDSAAIHICQCCRSSACYWGCRSACLGSLLGGGQSAAGVGIRETHCPPREQLWLDCLWIILALLVFFWDVGTDLCLAVDYYQRQDYLWFGLTLFFVLVPSVLVQILSFRWFVQDYTGGGLGEVEGLTKRGSVALGCHYPGRDRLQLATIWLWQATIHILQLGQVWRYIRTLYLGIMSRRQKEHQRRWYWAMMFEYADVNMLRLLETFLESAPQLVLQLCIMIQENRAETLQCISSLASLLSLAWVLASYHKLLRDSRDDQRSMSYRGALLHLFWRLFTISSRVLSLALFASLFHIYFGIFVVVHWSAMAFWVVHGGTDFCMSKWEEVLFNMVVGIVYIFCWFNVKEGQTRQRMIAYYTVVLAENTILTGLWYTYRDPALTDYYAVPALCGVYLTFAGGVLVMLLYYGFLHPATAHLQPSPASSCCAQLLWGLPLPPSAPPTAPPTPAHMTKSQTEDDVAETCLPVFQVRSVPPTSKPEGPLIKIDMPRKRYPAWDAHYVDRRLRRTINILQYITPAAVGIRYRDGPLLYELLQYESSL; encoded by the exons ATGGCCGCGCAGTCGGACGGTAAAGCCGGGGTTGGTTTCGCCCAGCTCTACGACGTCGACGCCGATGAGCCTCTGGATTCGGCAGCGATCCACATCTGCCAGTGCTGCCGCTCGTCGGCGTGCTATTGGGGCTGCCGCTCCGCCTGCCTCGGCTCTCTGCTCGGTGGTGGCCAGTCTGCCGCGGGGGTGGGCATCCGGGAGACTCACTGCCCACCGCGGGAGCAGCTGTGGCTTGACTGCCTCTGGATCATCTTGGCCCTCCTCGTCTTCTTCTGGGACGTTGGCACAGACCTGTGCCTGGCGGTGGACTACTACCAGAGGCAGGACTACCTGTGGTTTGGCCTCACGCTCTTCTTCGTGCTGGTGCCTTCGGTGTTGGTCCAGATTTTGAGTTTCCGATGGTTTGTGCAGGACTACACTGGTGGGGGCCTCGGGGAGGTGGAGGGTCTGACAAAGCGGGGTTCAGTGGCTCTGGGGTGCCACTATCCCGGCAGGGACCGCCTGCAGCTGGCCACCATCTGGCTGTGGCAGGCCACCATACACATCCTCCAGCTGGGACAAGTGTGGAG GTACATTAGGACACTGTACCTGGGCATCATGTCACGTCGTCAGAAGGAGCACCAGCGCCGCTGGTACTGGGCCATGATGTTCGAGTATGCGGATGTCAACATGCTTCGACTGCTGGAGACTTTCCTGGAGTCTGCGCCCCAGCTGGTCCTGCAGCTGTGCATCATGATCCAAGAGAACCGCGCAGAGACGCTGCAAT GCATCTCCTCCCTCGCCTCCCTTCTGTCTCTCGCTTGGGTCTTGGCCTCCTACCACAAACTACTGCGGGACTCGCGTGACGACCAGCGCAGCATGAGCTACCGTGGGGCCCTGCTGCACCTCTTCTGGCGCCTCTTCACCATCTCGTCCCGCGTCCTCTCGCTCGCCCTGTTCGCCTCGCTCTTCCACATCTACTTTGGCATCTTCGTGGTGGTTCATTGGTCTGCCATGGCCTTCTGGGTGGTGCACGGGGGCACTGATTTCTGCATGTCCAAGTGGGAGGAGGTGCTCTTCAACATGGTGGTGGGCATTGTCTACATCTTCTGCTGGTTTAATGTGAAGGAGGGCCAGACACGACAAAGAATGATTGCGTACTACACGGTGGTGCTGGCTGAGAACACCATCCTCACGGGCCTGTG GTACACTTACAGAGACCCGGCGCTGACCGACTACTACGCCGTTCCAGCGTTGTGTGGCGTCTATTTGACATTCGCCGGTGGCGTCCTGGTCATGCTTTTGTACTACGGCTTCCTGCACCCTGCCACCGCTCACCTCCAGCCGAGCCCCGCCTCATCCTGCTGCGCCCAGCTGCTTTGGGGGCTTCCTCTCCCCCCTTCAGCCCCACCCACTGCTCCGCCCACCCCTGCACACATGACCAAGTCCCAGACGGAAGACGATGTGGCCGAGACTTGTCTTCCTGTCTTCCAGGTGAGATCGGTTCCGCCCACCTCCAAGCCCGAGGGCCCACTTATAAAGATCGATATGCCCAGGAAGCGTTACCCAGCATGGGATGCCCACTACGTTGACAGGCGCCTGCGGAGGACTATAAACATCCTACAGTACATCACACCGGCCGCCGTTGGCATTCGCTACCGTGATGGACCCCTGCTGTATGAACTTCTACAGTATGAGTCCtcactttga